One segment of Acinetobacter lwoffii DNA contains the following:
- a CDS encoding TrbG/VirB9 family P-type conjugative transfer protein, whose translation MKKLILALGLAVHGISYAAITPKAMPTDSRIRTINYVPNDVYRITVKKGTVTRIVLGEGERILERGAATGYPSDCEKDDTNWCIFADTGSNLVWVKPKDKATRNNLELRTNKRDYSFDFQVLNNAKEKPMYRVVFKYPQEEEEKRKQEEAQRYNAYAAQLKEESQLTEFLVLQHRLANAAPIPKNWNYRQAANSKGKHFVPEMLFDDGRFTYMRFKGNTDIPVVFIEGTEGEEKVNFHISKEDPKLLIVEALAKKFVLRQGKGIVSIFNESYDPVGVAPQDGTTVEGVKRVITGDMN comes from the coding sequence ATGAAAAAATTAATTCTTGCTTTGGGTTTGGCGGTGCATGGGATCTCTTATGCAGCAATTACGCCTAAAGCTATGCCTACCGATTCACGTATTAGAACAATCAATTATGTTCCTAATGATGTTTATCGAATTACTGTCAAAAAAGGCACTGTAACCCGCATTGTATTAGGTGAAGGTGAAAGAATTTTAGAGCGTGGTGCTGCTACTGGATACCCTTCAGACTGTGAAAAGGATGACACCAATTGGTGTATTTTTGCGGATACTGGATCAAATTTAGTATGGGTGAAGCCAAAGGATAAGGCTACTCGGAATAACTTAGAGTTACGCACTAATAAGCGTGATTATAGTTTTGATTTTCAAGTTCTAAATAATGCCAAAGAAAAACCGATGTATCGTGTTGTCTTTAAATATCCACAAGAAGAAGAAGAAAAACGTAAACAGGAAGAAGCTCAACGCTATAACGCTTATGCAGCACAATTAAAAGAAGAAAGCCAACTTACTGAATTTTTGGTTTTACAGCATCGTTTAGCCAATGCTGCGCCTATCCCTAAAAACTGGAATTATCGTCAAGCTGCAAACAGCAAAGGGAAGCACTTTGTTCCAGAAATGCTATTTGATGACGGTCGTTTTACCTATATGCGATTTAAAGGAAATACTGATATTCCAGTCGTATTTATTGAAGGTACGGAAGGGGAAGAAAAAGTTAATTTCCATATCAGTAAAGAAGATCCAAAACTTTTGATTGTTGAAGCTCTAGCTAAAAAATTTGTTTTACGTCAAGGAAAAGGCATAGTGAGCATTTTCAATGAATCTTATGATCCTGTCGGTGTTGCTCCTCAAGATGGCACTACTGTAGAGGGTGTTAAACGTGTCATTACTGGGGATATGAACTAA